One window from the genome of Gemmatimonadota bacterium encodes:
- a CDS encoding NAD(P)-binding domain-containing protein: MAQRILITDKLQGPEFASEERTRAIDRLRDYAEVEFYDETEFGAEHAEGVVGVLADSVVFTPEFYATARDLRIVARWGVGFEKVDVPRATDCGVLVTVAPVHMVTVAEFAIAQWMAALKRVYTLNRNSHAGNFEIIKTYEAEGSTLGIWGLGRIGQAMAERARPLLGASGRLLVYDIRPDIEAVAAQYDAEVVDDPRTLFEECDAISLHLSGDDTVVTYDLLCAMKPHASVINPSRGNLVDDEAINRAIKEERLYYYLVDDPVNQTRAIHKDHPRIICTNHNAGITVESAIRLDECCVAQIIDALEGRTPRDVLNTDVLDHPRVQGFLK; encoded by the coding sequence ATGGCTCAAAGAATTCTTATTACAGATAAATTGCAGGGTCCCGAGTTTGCATCTGAGGAGCGGACGAGGGCGATTGACAGGTTGCGCGATTATGCGGAGGTGGAATTTTACGATGAGACCGAATTTGGTGCCGAACACGCCGAGGGTGTGGTGGGTGTTCTGGCAGATTCGGTGGTGTTTACGCCCGAGTTTTACGCCACGGCGCGCGATTTGCGCATTGTTGCGCGCTGGGGTGTGGGATTTGAAAAGGTGGATGTGCCGCGCGCAACGGATTGCGGTGTTCTTGTGACGGTTGCTCCCGTGCATATGGTTACGGTTGCCGAATTTGCGATTGCGCAGTGGATGGCCGCGCTGAAGCGCGTTTATACTTTGAACCGAAATAGCCATGCGGGGAATTTTGAGATTATCAAGACTTATGAGGCAGAAGGTTCTACGCTGGGGATCTGGGGACTGGGAAGAATTGGTCAGGCGATGGCGGAGCGCGCGCGTCCGCTTTTGGGCGCTTCTGGGCGTTTGCTGGTCTATGATATCCGTCCGGATATTGAGGCGGTCGCCGCGCAGTACGATGCCGAGGTGGTCGATGATCCCCGCACCCTTTTTGAGGAGTGCGATGCGATTTCTCTCCATCTTTCGGGCGATGATACGGTTGTGACCTACGATTTGCTCTGCGCGATGAAACCCCACGCCTCAGTGATCAATCCCTCGCGCGGCAATCTGGTGGATGACGAGGCGATAAACCGGGCGATTAAAGAAGAGCGGCTCTATTATTATCTGGTCGATGATCCGGTTAATCAGACCCGTGCGATTCACAAAGACCATCCCCGCATTATTTGTACCAATCACAACGCGGGTATTACTGTGGAATCCGCTATTCGGCTTGACGAGTGTTGCGTGGCGCAAATTATTGACGCGCTTGAAGGTCGCACGCCGAGGGATGTGCTCAATACCGATGTGCTCGATCATCCGAGGGTTCAGGGGTTTTTGAAGTGA
- a CDS encoding putative toxin-antitoxin system toxin component, PIN family, with protein sequence MKNKSRYVFDTNVIVSALLFAQSTSGRSLKIALNQGTLLLSEAVSEELEEVLRRDRFDRYVKRETREEFLQSLIQSATFIKIIAHIEICRDPKDDQYLELAVNGNADCIISGDADLIVLSPFRGIDILPPHEFLMTLDPK encoded by the coding sequence GTGAAAAATAAATCGCGCTATGTATTCGATACGAATGTCATTGTTAGTGCTCTTCTTTTTGCCCAATCAACATCTGGTCGTTCATTAAAAATTGCGCTGAATCAAGGTACGTTACTTCTTTCAGAGGCAGTCTCCGAAGAATTGGAAGAGGTGCTCCGAAGGGATCGTTTTGATCGCTATGTGAAAAGAGAAACACGCGAAGAATTTCTTCAATCACTCATTCAAAGCGCAACATTTATTAAAATAATAGCGCACATAGAGATTTGTCGAGACCCCAAAGACGACCAGTATTTGGAACTGGCAGTCAACGGTAACGCGGACTGCATTATCAGCGGCGATGCTGATCTCATTGTTCTAAGTCCTTTTCGAGGAATTGACATATTGCCACCTCATGAATTTCTAATGACGCTCGATCCCAAGTAG
- a CDS encoding ribonucleotide-diphosphate reductase subunit beta: MAKLIFEDEDVESHANMDYQNGGQAQQNGIHAPVEADNTDAPSALCCGATGEAYDLSKRINPEDKRLLNCRQVDVNQLMPLKYEWAWEHYLNGCANHWMPTEVPMQRDIELWRSNALNDAERKVILRNLGFFSTGESLVGNNIVLAIFKHITNSEARQYLLRQAFEEAIHTHTFHYIVESLGLNAREVFNMYHEVASIEGKDKFVMELTEDVLDPNFTTQSIEGIQKFVKNLVGFYVIMEGIFFYSGFVMILSFHRQNRMTGIGEQFQYILRDETIHLNFGIDLINTIKLENPEIWTTELQRDIYDLIHEAVEYEVIYARDCVPDGVLGLNEDLFREYVQFIADRRLERIGLQAVYGSKNPFPWMGETIDIAKEKNFFETRVTDYQSAGSLQWDD, from the coding sequence ATGGCTAAGCTCATATTTGAAGACGAAGATGTTGAAAGTCACGCAAATATGGACTACCAAAACGGTGGTCAGGCACAGCAAAACGGTATTCATGCACCCGTTGAAGCGGATAATACTGACGCGCCATCCGCGCTATGTTGCGGTGCCACTGGCGAGGCGTATGATCTAAGCAAACGCATCAACCCGGAAGACAAGCGACTGCTCAACTGCCGGCAGGTAGATGTAAACCAGTTAATGCCCCTCAAATACGAATGGGCCTGGGAGCACTATCTCAACGGATGTGCCAATCACTGGATGCCGACAGAAGTGCCCATGCAGCGCGACATAGAACTCTGGCGTTCAAATGCACTGAACGACGCCGAGCGAAAAGTCATCTTGCGAAACCTCGGATTCTTCAGCACGGGCGAAAGCCTCGTCGGCAACAACATCGTACTCGCAATCTTCAAACACATCACAAACTCCGAAGCCAGGCAATACCTCTTGCGCCAGGCATTTGAAGAAGCCATACACACGCACACATTCCACTACATCGTCGAATCCCTGGGCCTGAACGCACGCGAAGTATTCAACATGTATCACGAAGTCGCCTCCATCGAAGGCAAAGACAAATTCGTGATGGAACTAACCGAAGACGTATTGGACCCCAACTTCACAACACAAAGCATTGAAGGCATACAGAAATTCGTGAAAAACCTCGTCGGTTTTTACGTCATCATGGAAGGCATATTCTTTTACAGCGGCTTTGTCATGATCCTATCTTTCCACCGGCAAAACCGCATGACCGGCATTGGCGAACAATTCCAGTACATCCTGCGCGACGAAACCATACATCTGAATTTTGGCATCGACCTGATCAACACCATAAAATTGGAAAACCCAGAAATCTGGACAACGGAACTACAACGCGACATCTACGACCTCATCCACGAAGCCGTGGAATACGAAGTCATCTACGCACGGGATTGCGTACCCGACGGCGTACTCGGCCTCAATGAAGACTTATTCCGCGAATACGTCCAATTCATCGCCGATCGGCGATTGGAACGGATTGGACTACAAGCAGTCTATGGATCGAAAAATCCATTTCCGTGGATGGGTGAAACCATCGACATCGCCAAAGAAAAGAACTTCTTTGAAACGCGCGTCACGGATTATCAAAGCGCGGGATCCTTGCAGTGGGATGATTAA
- a CDS encoding PHP domain-containing protein, whose product MYIDLHMHTTASDGAWTRSELLDLLAEYNITTFAVTDHDTTQNSQPMISEAEARGMHCIPGVEISTLYDREYHITCYGIDFEHPGLQSLLSYNREERAALNRETVRLLAEQDACIDFEQYESYTYDPIRGGWKSLNFLIDQGIINDIPGYFAITQHLTMRVECPPPEIVIQTVKDAGGFPFLAHPNVYQGGEPMSRDQLMQ is encoded by the coding sequence ATGTACATTGATCTCCACATGCACACGACCGCTTCTGATGGTGCATGGACGCGGTCTGAACTCCTCGATTTGCTCGCCGAATATAATATCACGACTTTTGCGGTTACCGATCACGATACGACCCAAAATAGCCAACCCATGATTTCCGAGGCCGAAGCGCGTGGTATGCACTGTATCCCCGGTGTTGAAATTTCAACGCTGTACGATCGCGAATATCACATTACTTGCTATGGCATTGACTTTGAGCACCCGGGTCTTCAATCTCTTCTCTCATACAATCGCGAGGAGCGCGCCGCCCTCAATCGGGAAACGGTTCGCCTGCTGGCTGAACAAGACGCGTGCATCGATTTTGAACAATACGAATCCTATACTTATGATCCGATACGCGGCGGCTGGAAGTCCTTGAATTTCCTCATTGACCAGGGTATCATCAATGATATTCCCGGGTACTTTGCGATTACTCAGCACCTGACCATGCGCGTTGAATGCCCTCCGCCTGAAATCGTTATTCAGACGGTCAAAGACGCAGGTGGCTTCCCTTTTCTCGCGCATCCCAATGTGTATCAGGGCGGCGAACCGATGTCGAGAGATCAACTCATGCAGTGA
- a CDS encoding type II toxin-antitoxin system VapC family toxin, with amino-acid sequence MKPKVYIETSIISYLTARLSNDLRVAANQSITIEWWETRRPHFELFVSELVTSEAHRGTPDLAQRRLNAIGPLPKLDVTEEVRELARNLVSEGPIPDVAEMDAYHIAVAAVNGMEYLLTWNCTHIANAVMRPRIEEICRQEGFEPPIICTPQELMEG; translated from the coding sequence GTGAAGCCAAAGGTTTACATAGAAACGTCGATAATCAGTTATCTGACCGCACGTCTGAGTAACGACCTCAGGGTTGCAGCAAATCAGAGTATAACTATTGAGTGGTGGGAAACAAGACGGCCTCATTTCGAACTTTTTGTTTCCGAACTGGTTACTTCTGAAGCGCATCGTGGCACTCCTGATCTTGCACAGCGGCGTTTGAATGCCATTGGACCTTTACCAAAACTTGATGTGACCGAAGAAGTCAGAGAACTTGCCAGAAACCTGGTTTCAGAGGGTCCCATTCCAGATGTAGCTGAAATGGATGCCTACCATATCGCAGTTGCAGCGGTTAACGGTATGGAATATTTGCTTACCTGGAATTGCACACACATCGCCAATGCAGTTATGAGGCCACGAATAGAAGAAATTTGTCGTCAGGAAGGCTTTGAACCGCCTATCATCTGTACGCCTCAAGAATTGATGGAGGGTTGA
- a CDS encoding sulfatase-like hydrolase/transferase, translated as MTGKRPNIIVFLTDDQGYGDLGIYGNPDLDTPHIDRIGQEGLCLNQHYTASPICAPARAAFLTGRYNHRVGVLSVESNRGLDRIALGESTIADLFKANGYATGMVGKWHNGLHDMRYHPNNRGFDEFAGFLNGGMNYWNWIIEYNGQPKWSDGRYLTDVFTQDAIEFIKRHKTEPFFLYIAYNAPHGPLEAPEEDIRPFEEMEKFTRAVCLTYGMIRRMDTGIGQILDTLEQHDLAEDTIVLYTSDNGPVHLGKGENDQTRYNGPFRGMKYDVLEGGIRVPGLIRWPAGLPKGKTYDGMLHFTDWMPTLLQACGIDMQTPSDGMNVMPALQGDPQKLPTKRYWQFNRYNPIGTCNAAMRDGEWKLYWPRIEEAMQKMRSDNPPFQKNLEVPHFLMNVENPPVERTLSPPGDPELYNIKNDPHENINLAQQQPDRVHRMKRELETWFEAVEADRRRIASS; from the coding sequence ATGACTGGTAAGCGACCAAACATAATCGTATTTCTAACCGACGACCAGGGCTATGGCGACCTGGGCATCTACGGAAACCCAGACCTGGACACACCCCACATCGACCGCATCGGACAGGAAGGACTGTGCCTGAATCAGCACTACACCGCATCCCCAATCTGCGCGCCAGCCCGTGCCGCTTTTTTAACCGGACGCTACAATCACCGCGTAGGCGTACTGAGCGTAGAGTCAAACCGCGGACTGGACCGAATCGCACTCGGCGAATCCACAATCGCGGACCTATTCAAAGCAAACGGCTATGCAACGGGAATGGTGGGAAAATGGCACAACGGACTACACGACATGCGGTATCACCCGAACAACCGGGGCTTCGATGAATTCGCGGGATTCTTAAACGGAGGGATGAATTACTGGAACTGGATCATCGAATACAACGGACAGCCGAAATGGTCAGACGGCCGGTATCTCACCGACGTATTCACACAGGACGCCATTGAATTTATCAAACGGCACAAAACAGAGCCGTTCTTTCTCTACATAGCCTACAACGCGCCGCACGGACCACTCGAAGCGCCAGAAGAAGACATCCGCCCCTTTGAAGAAATGGAAAAATTCACCCGCGCCGTGTGCCTCACCTACGGAATGATCCGGCGGATGGACACCGGAATCGGGCAAATTCTGGATACACTCGAACAACACGACCTGGCGGAAGACACCATCGTACTGTACACCAGCGACAACGGACCTGTACACCTCGGCAAAGGCGAAAACGACCAGACCCGCTACAACGGACCATTTCGGGGCATGAAATACGATGTACTCGAAGGCGGAATCCGCGTACCGGGCCTGATCCGCTGGCCAGCGGGCTTGCCCAAGGGCAAGACGTATGACGGCATGCTTCATTTCACAGACTGGATGCCCACATTATTACAGGCCTGCGGAATCGACATGCAAACGCCCTCAGACGGAATGAATGTCATGCCCGCATTACAGGGAGACCCCCAAAAACTCCCGACCAAACGATACTGGCAATTCAACCGCTACAACCCCATCGGCACATGCAATGCCGCGATGCGGGATGGGGAATGGAAACTCTACTGGCCCCGCATTGAAGAAGCCATGCAAAAAATGAGATCGGACAATCCACCATTCCAGAAAAATCTCGAAGTACCGCATTTTCTCATGAACGTGGAAAATCCACCCGTGGAGCGGACACTATCACCACCAGGCGACCCGGAACTCTACAATATAAAAAATGACCCGCACGAAAACATCAACCTCGCCCAACAACAGCCAGACCGCGTACACCGCATGAAACGCGAACTGGAAACGTGGTTTGAAGCCGTAGAAGCAGATCGGCGGCGCATCGCATCGTCATAA
- the epmA gene encoding EF-P lysine aminoacylase EpmA: MREYPSPHYPARCKRTHRICELQSGAFAVVAGRLVERDSLSDETGSVRLGFNTADEARTGDIVEVEGRLEGDVFYGTVLRVLVPSRDGAVPLTQSVQANLRKRAKIIAGIRRFFDEKGFVEVETPLMVPQPGMEPHLEAFQTMYEMRQFYLHTSPEYAMKRLLAGGFERIYQVCKVFRHEPVGRMHTPEFTMLEWYRAFADYTEIMVDTEYLIAGLATDLYGEPVVRTGEYAVDLTPPWERLSVRESMLRYAGITADPYLETGAFIRQAGHATVDEDDPPDVAFFKVFLDRVEPHLGVQKPAILYDYPAPMAALAKRKSSAPDLAERFEVYIAGVELCNAFTELNDPDEQRQRLEEEVAQRVREGNPAYPIDERFLAALEYGMPPSGGIALGVDRLIMLLTGASSISEVMAFPMSDQ; encoded by the coding sequence ATGCGCGAGTATCCATCCCCCCATTATCCCGCGCGGTGTAAGCGTACGCATCGGATCTGTGAACTTCAGTCGGGTGCGTTTGCGGTTGTGGCCGGGCGGCTTGTAGAGCGAGATTCGCTTTCCGATGAGACGGGTTCGGTGCGTCTGGGTTTTAATACTGCGGATGAGGCAAGGACTGGAGATATTGTGGAGGTTGAGGGGCGTCTTGAAGGCGATGTTTTTTATGGTACAGTGCTGCGGGTGCTGGTGCCGTCGCGCGATGGCGCGGTGCCTTTAACCCAGAGCGTGCAGGCAAATTTGCGCAAGCGCGCCAAAATTATCGCGGGGATTCGCCGCTTTTTTGATGAGAAGGGTTTTGTTGAGGTTGAGACCCCTCTGATGGTGCCGCAACCGGGTATGGAGCCGCATCTCGAGGCGTTTCAGACGATGTATGAGATGCGTCAGTTTTATCTGCATACGTCGCCTGAGTATGCGATGAAACGTCTTCTTGCGGGAGGATTTGAACGGATATACCAGGTTTGCAAGGTGTTTCGGCACGAGCCTGTTGGCAGGATGCATACGCCGGAGTTTACGATGCTGGAGTGGTATCGCGCGTTCGCGGATTATACGGAGATTATGGTGGATACCGAGTATCTGATTGCCGGTCTCGCGACAGATTTATATGGAGAGCCTGTTGTGCGGACGGGTGAGTACGCGGTTGATCTGACGCCGCCGTGGGAGCGTCTTTCTGTGCGGGAATCGATGTTGCGCTATGCGGGTATTACTGCCGATCCGTATTTGGAGACGGGTGCTTTTATCAGGCAGGCAGGGCATGCGACGGTTGATGAGGACGATCCGCCAGATGTCGCGTTTTTTAAGGTTTTTCTCGATCGGGTTGAGCCACATCTGGGTGTGCAAAAGCCCGCGATTTTGTACGATTATCCCGCGCCGATGGCTGCGCTTGCCAAACGCAAGTCCAGTGCGCCAGATCTGGCTGAGCGTTTTGAGGTTTATATTGCGGGGGTGGAGTTGTGCAATGCGTTTACAGAGTTGAACGATCCGGATGAGCAACGCCAGCGGTTGGAAGAGGAAGTTGCCCAGCGCGTGCGTGAGGGGAATCCGGCTTATCCGATTGACGAGCGTTTTCTCGCGGCGCTCGAATACGGGATGCCGCCTTCTGGCGGTATTGCGCTTGGGGTGGATCGTCTCATTATGCTGCTTACTGGGGCGTCTTCTATAAGCGAGGTTATGGCTTTTCCCATGTCTGATCAATAA
- a CDS encoding ATP-binding protein, translating to MILRQIARELAATANEFPVVTIIGPRQAGKTTLARMQFPNHAYANLEAPDIRLLATSDPNAFFSQFPPPVIIDEIQRVPELLSTIQVLADSNPQRGQYILTGSHQLRLQEAVAQSLAGRTALLRLLPLSISELKATGITHTRDEFIYQGFMPRLYNEKINPTRLYRNYCQTYIERDIRQMINLRRLTDFENFTRLLAGRVGQILNLSSLSNDVGVSSTTLKEWLSVLEASHTIFRLNPYFENFGKRIIKSPKIYFIDVGLASYLLGIESPALATRDPLIGNLFENMVVIEALKARLNAGKEPELYFYRDNKGNEVDLLFRQNRQLIPIEIKSAMTFNPEFAKGIAQFQKIASSAQKGHIIYAGNLTPELSHASVLHFTDVDHIFL from the coding sequence GTGATATTACGACAAATCGCCAGAGAATTGGCCGCGACGGCAAACGAATTTCCCGTAGTGACAATCATCGGGCCACGCCAGGCGGGAAAAACCACATTGGCGCGCATGCAATTTCCCAACCACGCTTACGCGAACCTGGAAGCACCCGACATACGCCTGCTTGCGACAAGCGATCCCAACGCTTTCTTCTCACAATTTCCCCCACCCGTTATCATCGACGAAATTCAGCGCGTACCCGAACTGCTCTCAACCATCCAGGTCCTCGCTGACAGCAACCCTCAACGCGGGCAATATATACTCACGGGCAGTCATCAGTTGCGCCTTCAAGAAGCCGTTGCCCAATCCCTGGCCGGACGCACCGCCCTCTTGCGCCTGCTGCCCCTGTCGATATCAGAACTCAAAGCAACCGGTATCACACACACGCGCGACGAATTTATCTACCAGGGCTTTATGCCCCGGCTTTACAACGAAAAAATCAATCCGACTCGCCTGTACCGAAATTACTGTCAAACCTATATCGAGCGCGACATCAGACAAATGATCAATCTCAGACGCCTGACAGATTTTGAGAACTTCACGCGCCTGTTGGCTGGACGCGTCGGTCAGATTTTGAATCTGAGTTCTCTATCTAACGACGTGGGTGTGTCGAGTACCACGCTAAAAGAATGGCTCTCCGTACTCGAAGCATCGCACACCATTTTCAGGTTGAATCCCTATTTTGAAAACTTTGGTAAACGCATCATCAAATCGCCAAAAATCTATTTTATCGATGTCGGACTCGCTTCCTACTTGCTCGGCATTGAATCGCCCGCACTCGCTACCCGGGATCCACTAATCGGGAATCTCTTTGAAAACATGGTCGTTATCGAAGCCTTGAAAGCCAGACTCAACGCGGGAAAAGAGCCTGAACTCTACTTTTACCGCGACAACAAAGGCAACGAAGTAGATCTGTTATTCAGGCAAAACAGGCAGTTAATCCCCATTGAAATCAAATCGGCTATGACCTTTAATCCAGAATTTGCAAAAGGCATCGCACAATTCCAAAAAATCGCGTCATCCGCGCAAAAAGGCCACATCATCTACGCGGGCAATCTCACACCCGAACTGTCCCATGCCAGCGTACTGCATTTTACCGACGTGGATCACATCTTTCTATAA
- a CDS encoding phytanoyl-CoA dioxygenase family protein — protein sequence MDKNLLLTSVEMAQFASTGFLRFDNLVPRELCEAAHEEMSTGKLRRRAPMGSPFSEAWPDEAIGKVFRLPKVAAIIHSLVGPNPRYDHHAAHLTPANTRKGANLHQDAEYDVRDLHFDIQISFFPEDTPLESGGTLFVPGTQFRRVHEAEIKRYQNIIGQVQAVCEAGTMFFWHTNIWHSARSNFTDRDRYMFKLRLNPTVRQQRLWNTDDLDSPEVKQSLNQKIPWHGQRHRIELMNRIKFWRFLTGDPTFDMALWWGRVENTPDIIVQGGY from the coding sequence ATGGATAAGAATCTTTTGCTTACGTCTGTGGAAATGGCGCAGTTTGCAAGTACGGGTTTTCTGCGTTTTGACAATCTGGTGCCGCGCGAACTCTGCGAAGCTGCACATGAAGAGATGAGTACGGGCAAGCTCAGACGCCGCGCTCCGATGGGCTCGCCGTTTAGCGAGGCCTGGCCCGATGAAGCTATTGGCAAGGTTTTTCGTCTGCCCAAGGTGGCAGCGATTATTCACAGTCTGGTGGGTCCCAACCCGCGATACGATCACCACGCGGCGCATCTTACGCCGGCAAATACGCGCAAGGGTGCCAATTTGCATCAGGATGCCGAATACGATGTTCGCGATTTGCATTTCGATATTCAGATTTCCTTTTTTCCAGAGGATACGCCGCTGGAAAGTGGGGGTACGCTTTTTGTGCCGGGTACGCAATTTCGCCGGGTTCACGAAGCTGAGATTAAGCGCTATCAGAATATCATCGGGCAGGTGCAGGCGGTTTGTGAGGCGGGGACGATGTTTTTCTGGCATACGAATATATGGCATTCGGCGCGGAGCAATTTTACGGATAGGGACCGGTATATGTTTAAGCTGCGCCTGAATCCCACGGTTCGGCAGCAGCGTTTGTGGAATACGGATGATCTCGATAGTCCCGAGGTTAAACAATCACTCAATCAGAAGATTCCCTGGCACGGGCAACGCCATCGCATTGAGCTTATGAATCGCATCAAGTTCTGGCGTTTTCTCACGGGAGATCCCACTTTTGATATGGCGCTCTGGTGGGGGCGCGTTGAAAATACGCCGGATATTATTGTTCAGGGAGGTTATTGA
- a CDS encoding Dabb family protein codes for MIDHIVLLKLKDGVTQEQTRGLHDGLIALKEKGSIPGMEEITAGYNNSPEGKNYGYDWGFIIRFRDEAARDFYLPHPDHRALSQTFIRPIVDDVLVFDV; via the coding sequence ATGATAGATCATATTGTTCTTCTCAAGCTCAAAGATGGGGTTACACAGGAACAGACCCGGGGCCTACACGATGGCCTGATTGCGCTAAAAGAAAAGGGGAGTATTCCGGGTATGGAGGAGATTACTGCGGGGTATAACAATAGTCCCGAGGGCAAAAATTACGGCTATGACTGGGGATTTATTATTCGGTTTAGGGATGAGGCCGCGCGAGATTTCTATTTGCCGCATCCAGATCACAGGGCACTTAGCCAGACTTTTATACGTCCAATTGTGGATGATGTGCTGGTGTTTGATGTATGA
- a CDS encoding sugar phosphate isomerase/epimerase encodes MHLSMHNWMRSESLEVTLERLAKFGYESIELSGEPERYDTSEVRALLNEYNIRCWGAVTLMMGDRNMLAKDAGIRAQSVQYVKDCVTMVKELDGYELTVVPATVGKIEPDATPDEEWEWAVAGMQEVYDHSEREGVRLAIEPINRFETYFITRGAQALALSEATGANCGVCLDAFHINIEEADPYQAIRDAGDRLVDFHVADNNRMACGLGNWDWAKLVATLKEVGYDGALTVEFVAPIDRTPANEYPNAVETNPVDITPEELKFIQDHGSSLLSEAFYTFLVEKTAEKLLPLIGSADSADARR; translated from the coding sequence ATGCATTTGTCTATGCACAATTGGATGCGGTCGGAGTCTCTCGAAGTCACGCTTGAGCGGTTGGCAAAATTTGGGTACGAGAGTATTGAGCTTAGCGGTGAACCCGAGCGGTATGATACGTCAGAGGTGCGTGCTTTGCTCAATGAGTACAATATCCGCTGCTGGGGGGCGGTGACGTTGATGATGGGTGACCGCAATATGTTGGCCAAAGATGCGGGGATTCGGGCACAATCCGTGCAGTACGTCAAGGACTGTGTTACGATGGTTAAGGAACTCGATGGGTATGAGCTGACTGTGGTGCCTGCTACTGTGGGGAAAATCGAACCGGATGCCACGCCCGATGAGGAATGGGAATGGGCTGTGGCGGGCATGCAGGAGGTTTACGATCATTCCGAAAGAGAGGGGGTTCGCCTCGCTATTGAACCCATCAATCGGTTTGAGACGTATTTTATTACCCGGGGGGCTCAGGCGCTTGCCCTATCAGAGGCGACGGGTGCGAATTGCGGGGTGTGTTTAGATGCTTTTCATATCAATATCGAAGAGGCAGACCCGTATCAAGCTATCCGAGATGCCGGCGACAGGCTGGTGGATTTTCATGTGGCGGATAACAACCGCATGGCGTGTGGGCTGGGGAACTGGGATTGGGCAAAGTTGGTGGCGACGCTCAAAGAGGTGGGTTATGATGGTGCGCTTACGGTGGAGTTTGTCGCGCCGATTGACCGGACGCCTGCGAATGAATATCCCAATGCGGTGGAGACCAATCCCGTTGATATTACACCCGAGGAGCTAAAATTTATTCAGGATCACGGGAGCAGTCTGTTGAGTGAGGCATTTTACACTTTTCTGGTGGAGAAAACGGCCGAGAAGTTGTTGCCGTTGATTGGATCCGCAGATAGCGCAGATGCACGCAGATGA
- a CDS encoding amidohydrolase family protein has translation MRPYICCHNHIGRTINRAPTVGQNAQMCLSRFAETDIYAAISMPTAVGSPITRGIQDIREQNEAIARACKKFPDVFPIGMALIEPRFGELGIDEAEKAMDDLSLVGIAGHPPMKEEILPMVEVAAARNGLCNLHWHDNLMDRTARTFPNAQFIVHASTWAAENLSQHDNIWFEVVQYPDGRGSTWDFKWFADKVGRERLIFGADLPYYDYRFLQRVIEEADCDDDLKDRIAHRNVLALIKQYKPDWTLPTQPPQAPRVYSPDRLWACNPDQTDRLTVDILP, from the coding sequence ATGCGCCCCTACATCTGTTGTCACAACCACATCGGACGAACCATTAACCGCGCACCCACCGTCGGACAAAACGCCCAAATGTGCTTATCCCGATTTGCCGAAACCGACATTTACGCAGCCATCTCAATGCCAACAGCCGTGGGCAGCCCAATCACCCGGGGAATACAGGACATCCGGGAACAAAACGAAGCAATAGCCCGCGCATGCAAAAAATTTCCAGACGTATTCCCCATAGGCATGGCACTCATCGAGCCGCGATTTGGCGAACTCGGCATTGACGAAGCCGAAAAAGCCATGGACGACCTGAGCCTCGTCGGAATCGCCGGACATCCCCCGATGAAAGAAGAAATCCTCCCCATGGTAGAAGTCGCAGCCGCGCGAAACGGACTGTGCAACCTGCACTGGCACGACAACTTGATGGACCGCACCGCCCGAACATTTCCAAACGCACAATTTATCGTGCATGCCAGCACATGGGCCGCGGAAAACCTATCACAGCACGACAACATCTGGTTCGAAGTCGTACAATACCCCGATGGACGGGGATCCACATGGGACTTCAAATGGTTCGCCGACAAAGTCGGACGCGAGCGACTCATATTCGGAGCAGACCTGCCGTATTACGACTATCGCTTCCTCCAGCGCGTAATAGAAGAAGCCGACTGCGACGACGACCTGAAAGATCGAATCGCCCATCGAAATGTCCTGGCCCTGATCAAACAATACAAACCCGACTGGACATTGCCGACGCAACCGCCTCAAGCACCTCGTGTGTACAGTCCAGACAGGCTCTGGGCCTGCAACCCGGATCAGACAGATCGGTTGACCGTAGATATCTTGCCCTGA